One region of Nevskia ramosa DSM 11499 genomic DNA includes:
- a CDS encoding response regulator, which produces MSPVETVAPLVLIVEDEPKLAALLADYLKAAGYRSDICADGREVAARARQLDPALVLLDLMLPGKDGLEVCRELRSFSDVPIVMVTARVEEIDRLLGLELGADDYICKPFSPREVVARVRAILRRSRLDASPDTKAIDDLATVLRIDEARYTAEFRGQSLQLTPVEFRLLKTLADAPGRVFSRDQLLDKLYTDHRIVTDRTVDSHIKNLRRKLDAASPEQELIRSIYGVGYKLDW; this is translated from the coding sequence ATGAGCCCTGTGGAAACCGTGGCGCCGCTGGTGCTGATCGTCGAGGACGAGCCGAAGCTCGCCGCGCTGCTAGCGGACTATCTGAAAGCCGCCGGCTATCGCAGCGACATCTGCGCCGATGGCCGCGAGGTCGCGGCGCGCGCCCGCCAGCTCGATCCGGCGTTGGTGCTGCTCGACCTGATGCTGCCCGGCAAGGATGGTCTCGAGGTCTGCCGCGAGTTGCGCAGCTTCAGCGATGTGCCGATCGTCATGGTCACCGCGCGGGTCGAGGAGATCGATCGCCTGCTCGGCCTGGAACTCGGCGCCGACGACTACATCTGCAAACCGTTCAGCCCGCGCGAAGTCGTGGCCCGCGTGCGGGCGATCCTGCGTCGCAGCCGGCTCGACGCGAGTCCGGATACAAAGGCGATCGACGATCTGGCAACCGTGCTGCGGATCGACGAAGCCCGCTACACCGCCGAATTCCGCGGCCAGTCCTTGCAGCTGACGCCGGTCGAGTTCCGCCTGCTGAAAACCCTGGCCGATGCGCCGGGCCGCGTGTTTTCGCGCGATCAGCTGCTCGACAAGCTCTACACCGACCACCGGATCGTCACCGATCGCACCGTCGACAGCCACATCAAGAACCTGCGCCGCAAGCTCGATGCGGCGAGCCCCGAGCAGGAACTGATCCGCTCGATCTACGGCGTCGGCTACAAGCTGGACTGGTAG
- the baeS gene encoding sensor histidine kinase efflux regulator BaeS: MLKPGITAKLFLAILTSSVLVAMAMGMASRLTFNRGFLGYLNDQGIERMEALLPALGSTWQAQGGWHCFRDNPRQWFRLLRPGGLSRNQTATDGGCGSDDGDRDRDRPSSNPSSNPPPALTPRLPGPPPPQSDLTGVNLRLALLDEQRRFIAGNPQVGADALLRPVQVDGRTIGWVALVPFENVSTLAAQRFAQQQLWASWVIGALAILLAALVAVLLARVFLAPLKRIARGTHALAAGHYDERVEAGSGDELGQLAEDFNRLAHALKQNEKMRRAFMADVSHELRTPLSVLRGELEALEDGVRALTPESIRSLQAETTILGKLVNDLYELSLADVGALSYRMSDSDVIEVLRDAVHPYRERLAQHDIALELHLPEQAVMVLADEGRLGQLLGNLLENSLRYTDSGGRLKLEARIDGRELLLQFDDSAPGVAEDALPKLFDRFYRVESSRNRATGGAGLGLAISAKIAEAHGGSLSATASPLGGLRLSLRLPLAVPGI; the protein is encoded by the coding sequence ATGCTCAAGCCGGGCATCACCGCCAAGCTGTTCCTCGCCATTCTCACCAGCAGCGTGCTGGTGGCGATGGCGATGGGCATGGCTTCGCGGCTGACCTTCAATCGCGGCTTTCTCGGCTACCTCAACGATCAGGGCATCGAGCGCATGGAAGCGCTGCTGCCGGCGCTGGGCAGCACCTGGCAGGCGCAGGGCGGCTGGCATTGCTTCCGCGACAATCCGCGCCAGTGGTTTCGCCTGCTGCGTCCGGGCGGCCTCAGCCGCAATCAGACGGCGACCGACGGCGGCTGCGGTTCCGATGACGGCGATCGTGATCGAGATCGTCCGTCCTCGAACCCATCCTCGAATCCGCCGCCTGCCCTGACGCCGCGCCTGCCCGGCCCGCCGCCCCCGCAGTCCGATCTGACTGGCGTCAACCTGCGTCTTGCGCTGCTCGACGAGCAGCGCCGGTTCATCGCTGGCAATCCCCAAGTCGGCGCCGATGCGCTGCTGCGGCCGGTGCAGGTCGATGGCCGCACCATCGGCTGGGTGGCGCTGGTGCCGTTCGAGAACGTCAGCACCCTGGCCGCGCAACGCTTCGCGCAGCAGCAGTTGTGGGCCAGCTGGGTGATCGGCGCGCTGGCGATCCTGCTGGCGGCGCTGGTTGCCGTGCTGCTGGCGCGGGTGTTCCTGGCACCGCTGAAGCGCATCGCTCGGGGCACGCATGCGCTGGCCGCCGGGCATTACGACGAGCGAGTCGAAGCCGGCTCCGGCGACGAGCTGGGCCAGCTCGCCGAGGACTTCAACCGCCTTGCCCACGCGCTGAAGCAGAACGAAAAGATGCGCCGCGCGTTCATGGCCGATGTCTCGCACGAGCTGCGCACGCCGCTGTCGGTGCTGCGGGGCGAGCTGGAAGCGCTGGAAGACGGCGTGCGCGCACTGACGCCGGAATCGATCCGTTCGCTGCAGGCGGAAACGACGATCCTCGGCAAGCTGGTCAACGATCTCTACGAACTGTCGCTCGCCGATGTCGGCGCGCTCAGCTATCGGATGAGCGACAGCGATGTCATCGAGGTGCTGCGCGACGCCGTGCATCCCTACCGCGAGCGCCTCGCGCAACACGACATCGCCCTGGAACTGCACCTGCCCGAGCAAGCGGTGATGGTGCTGGCGGACGAAGGACGGCTCGGCCAGTTGCTCGGCAATCTGCTGGAGAACAGTCTTCGCTACACCGACTCGGGCGGCCGCCTGAAGCTCGAAGCCCGCATCGATGGCAGGGAGTTGCTGCTGCAGTTCGATGACTCCGCGCCCGGTGTGGCTGAGGACGCGCTGCCGAAACTGTTCGATCGCTTCTACCGGGTCGAAAGCTCGCGCAATCGCGCCACCGGCGGCGCCGGCCTGGGTCTGGCGATCAGCGCCAAGATCGCCGAAGCGCATGGCGGCAGCTTGAGCGCTACCGCTTCGCCGCTCGGCGGTCTGCGGTTGAGCCTGCGCCTGCCGCTGGCCGTACCGGGCATCTGA
- a CDS encoding efflux RND transporter periplasmic adaptor subunit: MTASTTVPPRRRRRKWGLAALVLLLVIAVAGVVWQRGKAADPMANLRFATVEKGDLEKTVTAVGSLKAKDYVDVGTQVSGRVLNIHVEIGDKVAKGELIAEIDPTVYASTVAKDRANLDNLKAQLAQREAELALADQQAARNGRLAEGNAVSQDVVQQAEASARVAAAAVNSVKAQIKAAEATLEGDLANLNFTKIYAPMDGTVVVQDTRKGQTVNSVQSVAVIAQVANLDVMTVWAQVAEADVTNIRPDMPAYFTTLGAPERRWEGKVRQVHPTPTTTNDVVLYNVLVDVDNHERALLPAMTVQAFFVLAAAHDAVVVPLGALKPDPDARGFRGGPDGAPGKGAGGERRKRDRSGAKPGEAPNAGPAAAPAEGKTEGTPPALAEAAPETAAVEPGEPARSGDRPARRGKPYRVQVKTANGVEWRQVRVGLATRTDAEVLSGLEVGEEIVVGEKGALPTAGSARAAPRMPGGAGPRL; encoded by the coding sequence ATGACCGCATCCACCACCGTCCCGCCGCGTCGCCGTCGTCGCAAATGGGGGCTTGCCGCGCTCGTGCTGCTACTGGTCATCGCCGTCGCCGGCGTGGTCTGGCAGCGTGGCAAGGCGGCTGATCCGATGGCGAACCTGCGCTTCGCCACGGTCGAGAAGGGCGATCTGGAAAAGACCGTGACCGCAGTCGGTTCGCTGAAAGCCAAGGATTACGTCGATGTCGGCACTCAGGTATCGGGCCGCGTGCTGAACATCCACGTCGAGATCGGCGACAAGGTCGCCAAGGGCGAACTGATCGCCGAGATCGATCCCACCGTCTATGCCTCGACGGTCGCAAAGGACCGCGCGAACCTCGACAACCTCAAGGCGCAGCTCGCGCAGCGCGAAGCCGAGCTGGCGTTGGCCGATCAGCAGGCTGCCCGCAATGGTCGCCTCGCCGAGGGCAACGCGGTGAGCCAGGACGTGGTCCAGCAGGCCGAAGCCTCTGCCCGCGTGGCCGCCGCTGCGGTGAATTCGGTGAAGGCACAGATCAAGGCAGCGGAAGCCACGCTGGAAGGCGATCTCGCCAATCTCAATTTCACCAAGATCTACGCGCCGATGGATGGCACCGTGGTCGTCCAGGACACCCGCAAGGGACAGACCGTGAACTCGGTGCAGTCGGTCGCAGTGATCGCGCAGGTGGCCAATCTCGACGTGATGACGGTCTGGGCGCAGGTCGCCGAAGCCGATGTCACCAACATCCGCCCGGACATGCCGGCCTACTTCACGACGCTGGGCGCGCCCGAGCGGCGCTGGGAAGGCAAGGTGCGCCAGGTGCACCCGACGCCGACCACCACCAACGACGTAGTGCTCTACAACGTGCTGGTCGACGTCGACAATCACGAACGCGCGCTGCTGCCGGCGATGACCGTGCAGGCCTTCTTCGTGCTCGCCGCGGCGCACGATGCCGTGGTGGTGCCGCTCGGTGCGCTCAAGCCGGATCCGGATGCGCGCGGCTTCCGGGGCGGACCTGATGGCGCGCCCGGCAAGGGCGCCGGCGGCGAGCGCAGGAAGCGTGATCGCAGCGGCGCCAAGCCGGGTGAAGCTCCGAACGCCGGTCCGGCGGCAGCGCCTGCCGAAGGCAAGACCGAGGGCACGCCGCCAGCGCTCGCCGAAGCTGCGCCCGAAACCGCTGCGGTCGAACCGGGCGAGCCGGCACGATCCGGCGATCGTCCGGCGCGGCGCGGCAAGCCCTATCGCGTGCAGGTGAAAACCGCCAACGGTGTCGAATGGCGTCAGGTGCGTGTCGGCCTCGCGACGCGTACCGATGCCGAAGTGCTGTCCGGCCTGGAAGTCGGCGAAGAGATCGTCGTCGGCGAGAAGGGCGCATTGCCAACAGCCGGCAGCGCCCGCGCCGCGCCGCGCATGCCGGGCGGCGCCGGTCCGCGCCTGTGA
- a CDS encoding MacB family efflux pump subunit, giving the protein MSTSAAEVPLLQLEQVAKIYAGGDGAEVRALDGITLSIAAGEFVAIMGQSGSGKSTLMNVLGCLDTPTRGRYQVRGIDVATLGKDELASLRRDCFGFVFQRYNLMTTITAAENVELPAIYAGAAKAQRVQRAAALLGQLGLGERLGHKPNQLSGGQQQRVSIARALMNGADVILADEPTGALDSKSGEEVLALLGRLHGDGHTIILITHDAKVAAHAERIIQISDGRITEDSGSRGRSAALRALHTDRRHPHWLPDLGEAVKMALHSLRGNLFRSALTLLGVVIGVAAVVTMLAIGNGSKAQVMKSIESMGSNLLLVQPGAPGTRPSGEMAMLKETDAEAIEALAGVQAVSPQRQSRQTLRYGNIDYKSNVTGVWPTWTQMQDWKLSEGVFVSDDDVKTYAPVIVLGTTVARNLFPDLASPIGLYVLVGKVPFQVVGVLASKGANAFGSDMDDVAVIPLSTGFARVFGKRFLGTINVKLASADVADDTEAAITELLSGRHGTIDFQVRSTTSLMEMATTTQNTLTLLLGSVAFISLLVGGIGVMNIMLVNVTERTREIGVRMATGARTSNILLQFNTEALVICGIGGVIGVLLGIGAALAAEALGSKVVFTVAPALFAFGSAFITGLLFGYLPARKAANLDPVVALASE; this is encoded by the coding sequence GTGAGCACGTCTGCTGCAGAAGTGCCGCTGCTGCAACTGGAGCAGGTCGCCAAGATCTACGCGGGTGGCGATGGCGCGGAAGTGCGAGCGCTTGACGGCATCACCTTGTCGATCGCCGCCGGCGAGTTCGTCGCGATCATGGGCCAGTCCGGTTCCGGCAAATCGACGCTGATGAACGTGCTCGGCTGTCTCGACACGCCGACCCGCGGCCGTTACCAGGTGCGCGGCATCGATGTCGCGACCCTCGGCAAGGACGAACTCGCATCACTGCGCCGCGACTGCTTCGGCTTCGTGTTCCAGCGCTACAACCTGATGACCACGATCACCGCGGCCGAGAACGTCGAGCTGCCGGCGATCTACGCCGGTGCCGCCAAGGCGCAGCGAGTGCAGCGGGCGGCGGCACTGCTCGGTCAGCTCGGTCTCGGCGAACGCCTGGGCCACAAGCCGAATCAGCTGTCCGGCGGCCAGCAGCAGCGCGTGTCGATCGCCCGGGCCTTGATGAATGGCGCCGATGTGATCCTGGCCGATGAACCCACCGGCGCGCTCGACAGCAAGAGCGGCGAAGAAGTGCTGGCGCTGCTCGGCCGGCTGCATGGCGACGGCCACACGATCATCCTGATCACCCACGACGCCAAGGTGGCGGCGCATGCCGAGCGGATCATCCAGATCAGCGACGGCCGCATCACCGAGGACAGCGGCAGCCGCGGCCGCTCCGCCGCCCTGAGGGCATTGCACACCGATCGCCGTCATCCGCACTGGCTGCCGGATCTCGGCGAAGCGGTGAAGATGGCGCTGCACTCGCTGCGCGGCAACCTGTTCCGCTCGGCGCTGACCTTGCTCGGTGTGGTCATCGGCGTCGCCGCCGTGGTGACCATGCTGGCGATCGGCAACGGCAGCAAGGCGCAGGTGATGAAGAGCATCGAATCGATGGGCAGCAACCTGCTGCTGGTGCAGCCGGGCGCGCCCGGCACCAGGCCCAGCGGCGAGATGGCGATGCTCAAGGAAACCGACGCCGAAGCCATCGAAGCGCTGGCCGGCGTGCAGGCGGTATCGCCGCAGCGGCAATCGCGGCAGACGCTGCGCTACGGCAACATCGACTACAAGAGCAACGTCACCGGCGTCTGGCCGACCTGGACCCAGATGCAGGACTGGAAGCTTTCCGAAGGCGTGTTCGTCAGCGATGACGATGTGAAGACCTACGCGCCGGTGATCGTGCTCGGCACCACGGTGGCGCGGAACCTGTTTCCGGATTTGGCGTCGCCGATCGGCCTCTATGTGCTGGTCGGCAAGGTGCCGTTCCAGGTCGTCGGCGTGCTCGCCAGCAAGGGCGCCAATGCCTTCGGTTCGGACATGGACGACGTCGCCGTGATCCCGCTGTCCACCGGCTTCGCGCGGGTGTTCGGCAAGCGCTTTCTCGGCACCATCAACGTCAAGCTGGCCAGCGCCGATGTCGCCGACGACACCGAAGCCGCGATCACCGAACTGCTGAGCGGGCGCCACGGCACCATCGATTTCCAAGTGCGCAGCACCACCTCGCTGATGGAGATGGCGACCACCACGCAGAACACGCTGACCCTGCTGCTTGGCTCGGTGGCGTTCATCTCGCTGCTGGTCGGCGGCATCGGCGTGATGAACATCATGCTGGTCAACGTCACCGAGCGGACCCGCGAGATCGGCGTGCGCATGGCCACCGGCGCGCGCACCAGCAACATCCTGCTGCAGTTCAATACCGAGGCGCTGGTGATCTGCGGCATCGGCGGCGTGATCGGCGTGCTGCTCGGCATCGGCGCGGCACTGGCGGCCGAAGCCCTGGGCTCGAAGGTGGTGTTCACCGTCGCGCCCGCCTTGTTCGCGTTCGGCTCGGCGTTCATCACCGGCCTGCTGTTCGGCTACCTGCCGGCGCGCAAGGCGGCGAACCTCGATCCCGTCGTCGCTCTGGCTTCCGAATAG
- a CDS encoding efflux transporter outer membrane subunit: MKNFTCLTFAAAALLLAGCSLTPTLTQPELPLPERYAQASDRADEASAEAVPVAPQWWQRFGSAELDQLMTEALAANHDLAAALARIEQSRASARAARANLVPLVTGSASASTSRSGGNDTSENSQATLSASYELDLWGANRATAAAARARLDASGYNGNAVALVLQGDVASNYFLILSLKDRLALTEENRAAAAELLRLVQLRYDNGGANALELAQQRTTLLNIEASLPSLRLSLEQTHHALAVLLGRAPGGFTVAATTLAGLNVPEIAVDTPASLLLQRPDIRASESSLIAANADIGVARAALLPSVSLSASAGFNGLITSGSSTLLSLAASLSQTIFNGGRLQSQVRIAEAQQRELVENYAQTVLLALKDVEDNLVAVGTNEQRAALLQQSTEQARLAYQLARTRYDAGADDLLTLLDAQRTRLSSEDSLVQASLAQQTAAIGLFKALGGGY; encoded by the coding sequence ATGAAAAACTTCACCTGTCTGACATTCGCTGCCGCCGCGCTGTTGCTCGCCGGCTGCAGCTTGACGCCGACTCTGACCCAGCCCGAGCTGCCGCTGCCTGAGCGCTACGCGCAAGCCAGTGATAGGGCCGACGAAGCCAGTGCCGAAGCAGTGCCGGTCGCTCCCCAGTGGTGGCAGCGATTCGGCAGCGCCGAACTCGATCAGCTGATGACTGAGGCGCTGGCCGCCAATCACGATCTGGCCGCGGCACTGGCGCGCATCGAACAGTCCCGCGCCAGTGCCCGCGCCGCCCGCGCCAACCTGGTGCCTCTGGTCACGGGATCGGCTTCGGCCTCCACCAGCCGTAGCGGTGGCAACGACACCAGCGAGAACAGCCAGGCGACGCTCAGCGCGTCCTACGAACTCGATCTCTGGGGCGCCAACCGGGCGACCGCCGCGGCGGCGCGGGCGCGGCTCGATGCCAGCGGCTACAACGGCAATGCCGTGGCGCTGGTGCTGCAGGGCGATGTGGCCAGCAACTACTTCCTGATCCTGTCGCTGAAGGATCGCCTGGCGCTGACCGAGGAAAACCGCGCCGCCGCCGCCGAACTGCTGCGTCTGGTCCAGCTGCGTTACGACAACGGCGGTGCCAATGCGTTGGAGCTGGCCCAGCAGAGAACCACCTTGCTCAACATCGAAGCCAGCCTGCCGTCGCTGCGCCTGAGCCTGGAGCAGACCCACCACGCGCTGGCCGTGCTGCTCGGCCGCGCACCGGGCGGCTTCACGGTAGCCGCGACCACGCTCGCCGGGCTGAACGTGCCGGAGATCGCCGTCGACACGCCGGCCAGCCTGCTGCTGCAGCGGCCGGATATCCGCGCTTCGGAAAGCTCGCTGATCGCCGCCAATGCCGATATCGGCGTGGCGCGTGCGGCACTGCTGCCCAGCGTGTCGCTGTCGGCCTCCGCCGGCTTCAACGGCCTGATCACCAGCGGCAGCAGCACCTTGCTGTCGCTCGCCGCATCGCTGTCGCAGACCATCTTCAACGGCGGCCGTTTGCAGAGCCAGGTCCGGATCGCCGAAGCGCAGCAGCGGGAATTGGTCGAGAACTACGCCCAGACCGTGCTGCTGGCGCTCAAGGACGTCGAAGACAATCTGGTCGCCGTCGGCACCAACGAACAGCGCGCCGCACTGCTGCAGCAATCCACCGAACAGGCGCGGCTGGCCTACCAGCTGGCCCGCACCCGCTACGACGCCGGCGCCGACGACCTGCTGACCCTGCTCGACGCTCAGCGCACCCGGCTCAGTTCCGAAGACAGCCTGGTGCAGGCCTCCCTCGCACAGCAGACCGCGGCGATCGGCTTGTTCAAGGCGCTGGGTGGCGGTTACTGA
- the ssb gene encoding single-stranded DNA-binding protein, with protein sequence MASRGVNKVILIGNLGKDPEVKYFPNGDAFCNLTLATSESWNDKASGEKKEKTEWHNVVFTRKLAEIAGQYLKKGAKVYVEGSLRTRKWQDKEGQDRYTTEILVNDMQMLDGRSGGGGGGGMSDDDYSQSPPTRTSPPARSSAPSRAPQPQAAPAAEHFEDDDIPF encoded by the coding sequence ATGGCATCACGCGGCGTAAACAAGGTCATCCTGATCGGCAACCTCGGCAAGGACCCTGAAGTGAAGTACTTCCCGAACGGCGATGCGTTCTGCAACCTGACCCTCGCCACCTCGGAGTCGTGGAACGACAAGGCCTCCGGCGAAAAGAAGGAAAAGACCGAGTGGCACAACGTGGTGTTCACGCGAAAGCTCGCGGAGATCGCCGGCCAGTACCTGAAGAAGGGCGCCAAGGTCTACGTCGAAGGCTCGCTGCGCACCCGCAAGTGGCAGGACAAGGAAGGCCAGGATCGCTACACCACCGAAATCCTGGTCAACGACATGCAGATGCTCGACGGCCGCAGCGGTGGAGGCGGTGGCGGCGGCATGAGCGACGACGACTACAGCCAGTCGCCGCCGACCCGTACCTCGCCACCGGCCCGCAGCAGCGCGCCGTCGCGCGCACCGCAGCCGCAGGCAGCACCGGCGGCCGAGCACTTCGAGGATGACGACATCCCGTTCTGA
- a CDS encoding MFS transporter → MNRDEIRATAGLSVIYSLRMLGMFMILPVFALYARDLPVPATALQIGLAIGLYGLIQAALQIPFGWLSDRIGRKPVMVGGLALFALGSALAGATHDIHWIMAGRALQGAGAISGAASAWLADVTRPQVRSTAMAILGAGLGVSFILALVLGPIVAGFIGVSGIFDLTAVLATAAIPLVIWGIPAAPKLPPAGPPASIRAALADPQLLRLDAGIFLLHATMTAVFVASPLALEKTLGLAGDEHWKVWLPLLLVSIVPVFPLFRIVEKRQIAKPMFIGAVTALTVAMLLAAGAWQSKPGLVAALFLFFLGFNYLEGALPSLISRRVPPERKGAALGVYSSAQFLGGFAGGSLGGITLGHFGVSGVYATAGALAAIWLIIVATGASGLAVADRAIPAPEHTTN, encoded by the coding sequence ATGAATCGCGACGAAATACGCGCTACCGCAGGCCTCAGCGTCATTTATTCGCTGCGCATGCTCGGCATGTTCATGATCTTGCCGGTGTTCGCGCTGTACGCGCGCGACTTGCCGGTACCGGCCACCGCCTTGCAGATCGGCCTGGCGATCGGCCTCTACGGCCTGATCCAGGCGGCGCTGCAGATTCCGTTCGGCTGGCTGTCGGATCGCATCGGCCGCAAGCCGGTGATGGTCGGTGGGCTGGCGCTGTTCGCGCTCGGCAGCGCGCTGGCCGGCGCCACCCACGACATCCACTGGATCATGGCCGGCCGCGCGCTGCAGGGCGCCGGTGCGATCTCCGGTGCGGCATCCGCCTGGCTGGCTGACGTCACCCGGCCGCAGGTGCGCAGCACGGCGATGGCGATCCTCGGCGCCGGGCTCGGCGTCTCGTTCATCCTGGCGCTGGTGCTCGGGCCGATCGTCGCCGGTTTCATCGGCGTGTCCGGCATCTTCGATCTGACCGCCGTGCTCGCCACCGCGGCGATTCCGCTGGTGATCTGGGGTATTCCGGCAGCACCGAAGCTGCCGCCGGCCGGCCCACCGGCCTCGATCCGCGCCGCCCTCGCCGATCCGCAATTGCTGCGGCTCGACGCCGGCATCTTCCTGCTCCACGCGACGATGACCGCCGTGTTCGTGGCCTCGCCGCTGGCGCTGGAGAAAACCCTCGGCCTCGCCGGCGACGAGCACTGGAAGGTCTGGCTGCCGCTGCTGCTGGTGTCGATCGTGCCGGTGTTTCCGCTGTTCCGGATCGTCGAAAAGCGCCAGATCGCCAAGCCGATGTTCATCGGCGCGGTCACCGCCCTGACGGTGGCGATGCTGCTGGCAGCCGGCGCCTGGCAATCGAAGCCCGGCCTGGTCGCCGCCCTGTTCCTGTTCTTCCTCGGTTTCAACTACCTGGAAGGTGCCCTGCCGTCACTGATTTCCCGGAGAGTGCCGCCGGAACGCAAGGGCGCGGCGCTCGGCGTCTACTCCAGCGCCCAGTTCCTCGGCGGCTTCGCCGGCGGCTCGCTCGGAGGCATCACGCTGGGGCACTTCGGCGTATCCGGTGTCTACGCGACTGCCGGCGCGCTCGCCGCGATCTGGCTGATAATAGTTGCGACGGGGGCATCCGGCCTGGCGGTTGCCGACCGCGCAATCCCGGCCCCGGAACACACGACAAATTGA